A region of ANME-2 cluster archaeon DNA encodes the following proteins:
- a CDS encoding nucleotidyltransferase domain-containing protein, translating into MADSKKIKLAVQYANLLRSVLGNNLVSVFLFGSVVRGEDTEDSDIDVMAVVIELPAAAKLKEMGSLDRFNNVKGRCEFEDISCAVVARNVFLVNIEMGVPREGVNPLTEALVLYDTSLMKGLKEQLRNGSISLKEDAYRDYLRYGDIRRSYLCESIECGNFKDARSDASASATHYLRAYFYPHNTVYYENQ; encoded by the coding sequence ATGGCAGATTCTAAAAAGATAAAACTGGCGGTGCAGTATGCAAATCTTTTACGGAGCGTATTAGGGAATAATCTGGTTTCAGTGTTCCTGTTTGGTTCGGTTGTCAGAGGTGAGGATACAGAGGATAGTGATATTGATGTTATGGCAGTTGTCATTGAGCTGCCTGCGGCAGCTAAACTGAAGGAGATGGGAAGTCTGGACAGGTTCAATAATGTGAAAGGCCGTTGTGAGTTTGAAGATATTTCCTGTGCAGTAGTAGCCCGGAATGTGTTCTTGGTAAATATTGAAATGGGTGTGCCCAGGGAAGGGGTGAATCCTCTTACGGAGGCGCTGGTGCTGTATGATACGAGTTTGATGAAAGGGCTAAAGGAGCAGCTTAGAAATGGCAGCATTTCGCTGAAGGAGGATGCATACCGGGATTATTTGCGCTATGGGGATATCCGCCGTTCATATTTATGCGAAAGTATTGAATGTGGTAATTTTAAGGATGCACGTTCGGATGCGTCAGCGTCTGCGACTCATTATCTACGTGCGTATTTTTATCCCCATAATACGGTATATTATGAAAATCAATAG
- a CDS encoding MotA/TolQ/ExbB proton channel family protein, with amino-acid sequence MDLTFGIEITQLFKSAAQTGIYVISTNLLYPVIIILLSLLAWSFIEIGGFFTEWRARHSDFWLIENGALKAKGSMEANDFANVAVILKKFCSNRFHYFYINHLSEFQDDFHNKDLMHLRVEKLLQECDAEIIKKLEKSRFVAKAGPMFGLMGTLIPMGPALAGLARGDIQTLSDNLIIAFGTTVVGLMAGVSGHMVAMIRDRWYTKDMSDIEYISEILFSEHVINIEKSKQPDPDELLKNDIYDTVKVSSRFVYYDIFFTPTSVVIARTAGSILSQPLILAALFSVVNIVILVIAEAGYTALPSYLYLTFINLLMLIIILYSLFLTREHEKQKSYELSELPPDEILKNDTRNVKIRYSDIKEINISKSVMKIFTDSQCLKTGRIVSRNYLNKIQTLPISVTIGEKT; translated from the coding sequence ATGGATCTAACTTTTGGAATTGAAATTACCCAATTATTCAAATCGGCCGCACAAACAGGAATATATGTTATTTCAACAAACCTATTATATCCGGTTATAATTATACTGTTGAGCTTACTTGCCTGGAGTTTCATAGAGATTGGCGGTTTCTTCACCGAGTGGCGCGCCAGGCACAGTGATTTCTGGTTGATCGAGAACGGAGCTTTAAAAGCTAAGGGATCGATGGAAGCAAACGATTTTGCAAATGTAGCAGTTATTCTTAAAAAATTCTGCTCAAACAGGTTTCATTATTTTTATATTAACCACCTTTCCGAATTCCAGGATGACTTCCATAACAAGGATCTCATGCATCTCAGAGTTGAAAAGCTGTTACAAGAATGTGATGCTGAAATAATTAAAAAACTTGAAAAGTCAAGGTTTGTGGCAAAAGCAGGTCCCATGTTCGGTCTGATGGGGACACTCATACCAATGGGACCGGCACTGGCCGGGCTTGCACGGGGCGATATCCAAACGCTGTCTGATAACCTTATTATTGCATTCGGTACAACAGTTGTAGGACTGATGGCTGGGGTGAGCGGGCATATGGTCGCCATGATCAGGGACAGATGGTATACAAAGGATATGAGCGATATAGAATATATCTCTGAAATATTATTTAGCGAACATGTTATTAATATTGAAAAATCAAAACAACCGGATCCGGACGAACTATTAAAGAATGATATTTATGATACGGTAAAGGTAAGTTCCAGATTCGTTTATTATGACATTTTCTTTACGCCAACAAGTGTGGTCATTGCAAGGACTGCAGGCAGTATACTATCCCAACCGCTTATTCTTGCGGCTTTATTTTCTGTAGTGAACATCGTGATCCTTGTTATCGCTGAAGCAGGTTATACCGCACTGCCTTCTTACCTATATTTGACATTCATCAATCTATTGATGTTAATAATAATTTTATATTCATTATTTTTAACAAGAGAACATGAAAAACAAAAATCCTATGAACTGAGTGAACTTCCTCCGGATGAGATACTGAAAAACGATACACGTAACGTTAAGATACGCTATTCGGATATTAAAGAAATTAATATTTCGAAATCTGTAATGAAAATATTCACAGACAGCCAATGTCTTAAAACCGGTCGTATTGTGTCCCGGAATTATTTGAATAAGATACAGACCTTACCCATTTCTGTGACAATTGGTGAGAAAACATGA
- a CDS encoding DUF2149 domain-containing protein, with the protein MRYMNRRKSKTYLDDDPMSSVANLFDVAMIFAIGLLVVALTHFGVEELITQSDVTIVMNPGQENMQVIIKQGDDIEKLELTKEEVSTSGRKFGTIYQTDSGEWVLVKEASGD; encoded by the coding sequence ATGAGATATATGAACCGCAGAAAAAGTAAAACATATTTAGATGACGATCCCATGAGCAGTGTTGCGAACCTTTTTGATGTTGCCATGATATTTGCCATCGGACTGCTTGTGGTTGCACTGACGCACTTTGGGGTAGAAGAACTGATCACCCAGAGCGATGTCACTATTGTAATGAATCCCGGACAGGAGAACATGCAGGTGATAATCAAACAAGGCGATGATATAGAGAAACTTGAACTGACCAAAGAAGAGGTTTCTACAAGCGGGAGGAAGTTCGGAACAATCTACCAGACTGATAGTGGAGAGTGGGTGCTTGTTAAGGAGGCGTCCGGTGATTAA
- a CDS encoding DNA polymerase II large subunit codes for MKDTSVSNRMQEYFDELEKTLHAEIDIASKSRKKGLEPKPHIEIPLAKDLADRVEKLMEIEGVAPCIRELESKMSREAAALQISVDVATGKVQSFDSETQAIDAAVRVAVAVLTEGVVAAPIEGIERVDVDDNTDGSRFIRVYYAGPIRSAGGTAQALSVLVADVVRQNMGLDRYKPGKEEVERYVEEVLLYRRVANLQYTPSEEEIRLIVENCPICIDGEPTEDAEVEGHRDLPRIPTNRVRGGMCLVLAEGLALKAPKIKKHVNALKLDGWDWLDQFIAGVRKDDDDEQENDDEAVKVKPKDKYLQDIIAGRPVFSYPSRPGGFRLRYGRSRNTCFAAGGVSPATMVLMDDFLAPGTQMKVERPGKALGIAPVDSLEGPTVRLFNGRVVRVDSIDEARKIRSSVSSILDIGELLINYGDFLENNHILVPSSYCFEWWIQELHTNAGKIGKDVPYDDSQLTDPGGQTALELCDTFNVALHPQYTYLWHDVTSGEIITLSKYVEQNGEFAGELLSIPVDDAIKQILETLLVQHSIREQRIDIEQAAPLVRCLGLDGSLQRHRSASQDDFPDPMEMVNHLAQLTVRARAPYRIGARMGRPEKSNRREMKPAPNVLFPVGEAGGRTRSLINAKNYSRSFKEKVGIYEIEVDCRACTHCGTVTFRNLCPDCNSPTLPKLHCPVCNIETNEPECPKCHKETTSADKLTINFKEEYKRAFENLGERDNLDTFKGVQGLISKHKTPEPIEKGILRARHGVVTFKDGTVRYDMSDMPLTHVRPDEIGVSVETMHRLGYNVDTYGADLVDASQVVELKVQDIVVSYHCAEYLLKTANFIDDLLVKYYGLEPYYKAGSVEDLIGTMVIGLAPHTSAGVLARVIGFTGASVGYAHPFFHAAKRRNCDGDEDCVMLLLDGFLNFSRSYLPDKRGGKMDAPLVLTTRIDPKEVDKEAHNIDLLFRYPLEFYEATLDYANPKDLEKLIETVSSRLGTPGQYEGWGFTHDISDIAMGPANSAYKTLGTMIEKMTAQLELARKIRAVDEQDVAERVIKSHFLPDLIGNLRAFSRQQVRCVKCNRKFRRTPLKGVCPKCNGKIVLTVHEGSVKKYMDVSLKIADEYEISDYTKQRLELINLEIKSLFESDVSKQMGLADFM; via the coding sequence ATGAAAGACACGTCTGTCAGCAACAGGATGCAGGAATACTTTGACGAACTGGAGAAAACGCTCCATGCCGAAATTGATATTGCCTCAAAGTCCAGGAAAAAAGGGCTTGAGCCAAAACCACATATCGAAATTCCACTCGCTAAGGACCTGGCTGACAGGGTTGAGAAACTTATGGAGATAGAAGGTGTTGCACCCTGTATCAGGGAACTTGAATCAAAAATGAGCAGGGAAGCAGCAGCTCTCCAGATAAGCGTGGATGTAGCCACCGGAAAAGTACAGTCATTCGATTCCGAGACCCAGGCTATTGATGCAGCTGTCAGGGTGGCTGTAGCGGTGCTGACCGAAGGTGTAGTAGCGGCCCCTATCGAAGGTATCGAGCGGGTCGATGTGGACGATAACACTGATGGTTCCAGGTTCATCAGGGTTTATTATGCGGGCCCCATCAGGAGTGCCGGAGGCACGGCACAGGCACTTTCAGTCCTGGTGGCTGATGTTGTAAGGCAGAATATGGGTCTTGATCGCTACAAGCCCGGTAAGGAAGAAGTTGAGCGGTATGTAGAAGAGGTATTGCTGTACAGGCGCGTGGCCAACCTGCAATATACACCCAGCGAAGAGGAGATACGACTTATAGTGGAGAACTGTCCCATTTGTATTGACGGTGAACCAACCGAGGATGCTGAGGTGGAGGGGCACAGGGACCTCCCCCGGATACCCACCAACCGCGTAAGGGGCGGGATGTGCCTGGTACTGGCCGAAGGGCTGGCACTGAAAGCGCCAAAGATAAAAAAGCACGTAAATGCTCTAAAACTGGACGGCTGGGACTGGCTTGACCAGTTCATTGCCGGGGTCAGGAAAGATGATGACGACGAACAGGAAAATGATGACGAGGCTGTCAAGGTCAAACCCAAGGACAAATACCTGCAGGACATCATTGCAGGCAGGCCCGTGTTCTCATACCCTTCCAGGCCAGGCGGCTTCAGGTTGAGGTACGGGCGCAGCCGGAACACCTGTTTTGCAGCGGGAGGCGTAAGTCCGGCAACCATGGTATTAATGGATGATTTTCTTGCACCCGGCACCCAGATGAAAGTTGAAAGACCGGGCAAAGCCCTTGGAATAGCGCCGGTGGACAGCCTGGAAGGTCCAACTGTACGGCTATTCAATGGCAGGGTAGTGAGAGTGGATTCCATTGACGAGGCAAGGAAAATAAGGAGTTCGGTATCCAGTATCCTTGATATCGGGGAGTTGTTGATCAACTACGGTGATTTCCTTGAGAATAACCATATCCTGGTCCCTTCATCGTATTGTTTTGAATGGTGGATCCAGGAATTGCATACTAACGCCGGTAAGATAGGCAAAGATGTGCCATATGATGACTCACAGTTGACCGACCCCGGCGGCCAGACAGCACTGGAGTTGTGTGATACGTTCAATGTTGCGCTCCATCCCCAGTACACTTACCTGTGGCACGATGTTACTTCAGGAGAAATAATCACACTTTCAAAATACGTTGAACAAAATGGTGAGTTTGCTGGTGAACTGCTGTCAATTCCTGTTGACGATGCAATAAAGCAGATACTGGAAACACTGCTTGTCCAGCACAGTATCCGGGAGCAGCGAATTGATATTGAACAGGCAGCACCGCTGGTCAGGTGCCTTGGGCTTGATGGTTCACTACAAAGGCATAGGAGTGCTTCACAGGACGATTTTCCCGACCCTATGGAGATGGTAAACCACCTGGCTCAATTGACGGTCAGGGCAAGGGCACCCTACAGGATAGGAGCGCGGATGGGGCGGCCCGAGAAATCTAACAGGCGGGAGATGAAACCGGCACCGAATGTTCTGTTCCCTGTAGGTGAAGCAGGCGGACGGACACGATCCCTCATCAATGCTAAAAACTACTCCAGGTCGTTCAAGGAAAAAGTGGGTATCTATGAGATCGAGGTGGACTGCAGGGCATGTACCCACTGCGGTACTGTGACCTTCAGGAACTTATGCCCTGACTGCAACAGCCCGACACTGCCAAAATTGCACTGTCCTGTATGTAATATCGAGACAAATGAACCGGAATGTCCCAAATGCCACAAAGAGACTACGTCGGCTGATAAGCTGACAATTAATTTCAAGGAAGAGTATAAAAGGGCCTTCGAAAACCTGGGTGAACGTGACAATCTTGATACTTTCAAGGGTGTCCAGGGACTGATATCCAAACACAAGACACCTGAACCCATTGAAAAGGGAATACTACGCGCAAGGCACGGTGTGGTTACCTTCAAGGACGGAACGGTGCGTTATGATATGTCTGATATGCCTTTGACCCATGTCAGGCCTGATGAGATAGGTGTAAGCGTAGAGACTATGCACCGATTAGGATACAATGTTGACACATATGGGGCAGACCTGGTGGACGCATCACAGGTAGTTGAACTGAAGGTGCAGGATATTGTCGTTTCCTATCACTGTGCCGAATACCTGCTCAAGACCGCCAATTTCATTGACGACCTGCTTGTCAAGTATTACGGCCTTGAACCATACTATAAGGCAGGATCAGTGGAGGACCTTATCGGGACCATGGTCATAGGGCTTGCACCTCATACCTCTGCCGGGGTACTGGCCAGGGTCATAGGGTTTACCGGTGCCTCGGTGGGTTATGCCCATCCCTTTTTCCATGCTGCCAAGCGGCGCAACTGTGATGGTGATGAGGACTGTGTCATGCTGCTGCTGGACGGGTTCCTGAACTTCTCACGTTCATACCTGCCAGATAAAAGGGGCGGAAAGATGGATGCACCGCTTGTACTTACTACGCGCATCGACCCAAAGGAGGTGGATAAGGAGGCGCATAATATCGACCTGTTGTTCAGGTATCCGCTTGAGTTCTATGAGGCCACCCTGGATTATGCCAATCCCAAGGACCTGGAAAAGCTCATTGAAACAGTGAGCAGCAGGCTGGGCACGCCTGGACAGTATGAGGGCTGGGGTTTTACCCATGATATTTCAGATATTGCCATGGGACCGGCCAACAGTGCATACAAGACCCTGGGTACTATGATCGAAAAGATGACGGCCCAGCTTGAACTGGCACGTAAGATAAGGGCAGTGGATGAGCAAGACGTGGCGGAAAGGGTTATCAAATCCCATTTCCTGCCCGACCTGATCGGCAACTTGAGGGCTTTTTCCCGCCAGCAGGTCAGGTGCGTGAAGTGTAACAGGAAGTTTAGGCGAACGCCGCTGAAAGGAGTATGTCCGAAATGCAACGGTAAGATCGTACTTACTGTACATGAGGGATCTGTCAAGAAGTATATGGATGTTTCACTTAAGATAGCAGATGAGTACGAAATAAGTGATTACACTAAACAGAGACTTGAACTGATCAATCTTGAGATCAAGTCCCTGTTCGAGAGTGATGTTTCAAAACAGATGGGTCTGGCAGATTTTATGTGA
- a CDS encoding ATP-binding cassette domain-containing protein gives MFGNILITVNGLLKKCGSTTALGNVSLHVKEGTIHRLIGPNGAGKSTTIVATLAMLWILLPIFSVAVEMILSMVQTVVMISPITQDLMVLYGRNNVLVIQYAIIQFLVALVLIILSIIVFIKQDIEY, from the coding sequence ATATTTGGGAATATTTTGATAACAGTAAATGGACTTTTAAAAAAATGTGGAAGTACCACAGCACTGGGCAATGTCAGCTTGCATGTAAAAGAAGGTACAATACACCGACTTATTGGCCCCAACGGAGCAGGCAAAAGCACCACCATTGTCGCCACTCTTGCCATGCTGTGGATATTGCTTCCAATCTTTAGTGTTGCAGTAGAAATGATATTATCTATGGTACAGACCGTTGTCATGATCTCCCCCATCACCCAGGACCTGATGGTTCTGTATGGCAGGAATAACGTCCTGGTAATTCAGTATGCAATAATCCAGTTCCTGGTAGCCCTGGTACTTATCATCCTCAGCATAATAGTATTTATTAAGCAGGACATAGAATATTGA
- a CDS encoding DUF11 domain-containing protein has protein sequence MIKLTLILCLFSVMVILATIASADEIQWESGGKAVLYQGDNYTLEEYAVEVADFDKENGMVLLHLTKNGVILSKVVLNATLDEFIYEEQIKINIYNTTDDALSHAPTKWENPRIHIELNIKEKPCIYLGVTTDRKKYKPTDSGIRVTSKIVNNGAAINDMNVYIDPDGLRVIDGRTTKQVDTPVNSSSTVTTKLRVPSLLRKQTFDIPVCLSWVDINGVARNLSRSTSITVLPICDLKVTKTAGDSSMDLYVPVRIEVENTGIVNLTVELSDQLPPDFELVDGYDLNWHFDLKPQEKKCYSYFLKAQKPGEYPTDSAIARWNMQGENISVTSNAPSIIINGACIIINKTADSREVDIGDNMTVTLSAINTGNAPATVYVTDHLPAGTRLLDGNATLGTLLEKNQSCSTTYVITIGSAGNIILPSPVVEIVNDAYSRVHISEMVSINVSLPPDATPGPEPAVQYQAAESMESRPPVFETAFTIVVILLLGFLIRRIE, from the coding sequence GTGATTAAACTGACATTAATCCTGTGTTTATTCTCAGTAATGGTTATACTGGCTACTATTGCATCTGCAGATGAGATACAATGGGAGTCCGGCGGTAAAGCCGTACTATATCAGGGTGATAATTACACACTTGAAGAATATGCAGTAGAGGTTGCCGATTTTGATAAAGAGAACGGCATGGTTCTATTACATTTGACAAAAAATGGTGTGATTTTAAGCAAGGTTGTTCTTAATGCAACGCTTGATGAGTTTATTTATGAGGAACAGATCAAGATCAATATTTACAATACTACTGATGATGCTTTATCACATGCTCCGACCAAGTGGGAAAATCCCCGTATACATATTGAATTAAATATAAAGGAAAAACCGTGCATTTATCTTGGTGTCACCACTGATCGCAAAAAATATAAGCCAACTGATTCTGGCATACGTGTTACCTCTAAGATTGTGAACAATGGCGCAGCCATCAATGATATGAATGTGTATATTGATCCGGACGGGTTGCGTGTAATCGATGGAAGAACCACTAAACAAGTGGATACACCAGTCAACTCATCCAGTACAGTGACCACCAAACTGAGGGTCCCGTCACTGTTACGCAAGCAAACATTCGATATACCGGTCTGCCTGAGCTGGGTGGATATTAATGGAGTAGCACGCAATCTGTCACGCTCAACATCAATTACCGTTCTGCCCATCTGCGACCTCAAAGTAACAAAAACGGCAGGGGATAGTTCTATGGATTTGTATGTACCTGTTCGTATCGAAGTAGAGAATACCGGTATTGTCAATTTGACGGTCGAGTTAAGTGACCAACTTCCACCGGATTTTGAGCTGGTTGATGGTTATGACCTGAACTGGCATTTTGATCTCAAACCACAGGAGAAGAAATGCTACTCATATTTCCTGAAAGCGCAAAAACCAGGCGAATATCCCACTGACTCTGCCATTGCACGGTGGAACATGCAGGGAGAAAATATTAGTGTAACATCCAATGCACCTTCAATAATAATAAACGGGGCATGCATCATCATCAACAAAACCGCGGACTCCAGAGAAGTAGATATCGGGGATAATATGACGGTCACGCTATCGGCTATAAATACAGGCAATGCCCCAGCCACTGTTTATGTGACCGATCATCTACCGGCAGGTACGCGCCTGCTCGATGGAAATGCCACACTGGGAACCTTATTAGAAAAGAACCAATCGTGTTCAACAACGTATGTTATCACAATTGGATCAGCTGGAAATATAATACTTCCATCACCTGTCGTTGAGATCGTCAATGACGCTTATTCCAGGGTGCATATATCAGAGATGGTTTCCATTAATGTCTCATTGCCCCCGGATGCAACGCCCGGACCTGAACCAGCTGTCCAGTATCAGGCAGCAGAAAGCATGGAGTCAAGACCGCCAGTATTTGAGACTGCATTCACTATAGTCGTCATACTTCTTCTCGGGTTTTTGATCAGGAGGATCGAATGA
- a CDS encoding ArsR family transcriptional regulator, with product MRSSEVRVFDETDLEFIEILRNLNISRNVASTLAFLSNVDEATSKSLELGSQLRQPEVSIAMRELRDFGWLDERELKKEGKGRPMKVYKLAVPFGEIVEHIEKQTKKDNQRIMKNIEKLKRLKFQEK from the coding sequence ATGAGATCTTCTGAGGTAAGAGTTTTTGATGAAACTGATCTGGAGTTTATTGAAATATTAAGGAATTTAAATATCTCACGGAATGTGGCTTCAACTCTTGCGTTTCTTTCAAATGTTGATGAAGCAACTTCAAAAAGCCTGGAACTTGGTTCCCAGCTTAGGCAGCCGGAAGTTAGTATTGCAATGAGGGAATTAAGGGATTTCGGGTGGCTGGATGAAAGAGAGCTCAAGAAAGAAGGCAAGGGCAGGCCGATGAAAGTCTATAAGCTTGCTGTTCCATTTGGTGAAATTGTTGAGCATATAGAAAAACAAACCAAAAAAGATAATCAAAGAATAATGAAAAACATTGAGAAACTGAAAAGGTTGAAGTTTCAAGAAAAGTAG